ATCCCAGCTCAAGGAGGCGGCGTAGTGCAGCATTCCACTCGACGTTGTCGAAGGCTCCCTTGAAGTCCACGAAGACTCCGAGCACGTATTTCGGCCGGCTGGCCGAAACAGTACTCACGACGTGTTTCCAAGCATCCTCCACACAACGTCCTTGGCGAAAGCCAAATTGCCATCTGCAGCCATCCGGAATGGTGTCCTTCAGACGATTCACCATGATGCCCTCAAGCACTTTGCCCAGCACTGGCAACAGACAGATACCCCGATATGAGGTTGGATCGGTCCGGTCCTTATCGGGTCCCTTCAGAAGTGGAACCACCCTAGGATGCTTCCATTCCGTTGGGAAATACCCTGTCTCCAGGCAGCGGGAATACATCGCTGTCATGTGCTGAGGGATGGCACGCCACAATGCCTTGCAAATGGCACCTGTGATGCCGTCCATGCCGGGAGAGCGTCTGCTCTTCAACCTGGCGACGCATGCATCAACCTCGAAAGCTTCGAGGGCCGGTGGAGCCTCGATCGGGATGGCAATGTGTGCATTCGACTCCGCAACAGGAAAGAAGTTGCGAAGGAGCACACCCGCACAGTCGTGCCATGTTGCGACCAGCCAACCATCCGTTCGAAGGCATCCAATCTCCGTGCTCTTTTTGCGGCCTCGGCAAATCCTGTAGACGTGCCCCCATGGATCATCTCTGTTCTCTCCCACGAAGCGTCGCCAGTTGTCTTCCTTCGATCTCAGGATGAGCTTCTTGTACTGCGCTGAGGAGATCCTCAACGCGAGCACAagttcctctgctgcgtcgGTCTCGTGCCGACGAGCGTCCTGGAGCCTTCGTCTCAGTCTCCTGACCTCTCGGCGTTTGGAGTGTAGTTCGGCAGtccaccaaactacttttctcgCGGCTCTCGGTGTGCTGCGTCCCAGCACTCTGTCGCACACACTGTGCACTACAGAGCGCAGTGCAGACACTTGGTTGTCCAACGGCGATTCGGCGGTGTCTTCCGGTAATTCGGCTGTCTCCCTTACCACTTCCTCCTCGAACAATCGCCAGCGCGCATTGGAAAGCTTCCAGGACGGCACAGGAGCAATGGGCTCAACTGCGTCGTTCGGGTCAGTCGTCACCACAACATGGATCATGTTGTGATCGCTGGTGTCCCATTCCTTCACTTCCCAATCGTATGTGGCCCACATAGTCGCAGCTTGGTTGACGATTGTCACATCGATGTCGCTTTGGCCTCTACGGTTATCGAATGTAAACACCCGACTGGCTTCATTGAGCACGCCGGCTCTCATCTCGGTTATCCACTCAGACAGCAGCTCACCCCGTGCATAGTTAGCTTGCCCCCGATTGTGTCCGGAGAGCTTGCTAAACCACGCTGGGGATACTGCGTTCGCGTCGAGCCCAAAGATGACAGGAGTGCggctgcccagcagcagcaccgcatcTAAGTACCTGAGGTACGGCGCCAAGTCGGTGTCGAATTGGCAGTACACGGAGCATAGGAAGATTGAGCCGAATCTTCCCGTAACTCTGACGCATACTCCAAAATCCGTGGTAAGGGTCTCCATTGGCATGCAGATGGCGTCCGGTTCGTCGACGATGATAGCAGCTTTTCCTCGGCGGTCCTGGAATACTCGCATTCCAGAAGGAAGGCCGGTAATCCGCCCTGCTCCATCGACGTACGGCTCCTGGACCAGTGCGAACTGACGGCCAGAGCTGCGCATGATGGCTCCGAGTTCCATCACAGCcgctcggccacggccacaaTTAGCTTGGATGAAGCTAAACATTAATGTCTAGCTTGCACCCTCGCCAGTACCGCTGCGTAGATCGGGCACGCCGCTGACAGCATGGAATGTGCTGCAGGGTACCCCTTGAAGCGGCAGTTGCGGCAGTCCACGGGGTTGGGACACCGTGCAACGTTGTGGCCGTTCTGTCCACACCGGTGGCACACGTTCTCCTTAAGGCGACATTGCGACACCTTGTGGTCAAAGCCTGCACATCTGTGGCAGGCGTATGTTCGGACCaaggagcggcagcggcatctgAACCACTTTATGTACACGCATTCGTGCAACGCCTCCTGTGCCTTCGTGTCGACCTCTAGCGTCACGTTGATCGTGGCGCCGTCGGTGACCGACCAGGGTTTACTGCCCAGGTGAACCGACTTTTTAAATTCCGCGGCGGTCATGGTCTCCTCCAGGTTCTTCGCGAAGAGCTCCTCCATGAACTCTTCAGGTGTGATCGACGTGTCCACGTCATACACCACGACCTGAGGCTTGGTCTCCGGCCTCTTCTTGACCACCAGTCCTGCTTCGGCGAATTTGCTGCTGGCCACTACCTTCCTCAGTTCGCTCACTGAAGGGGTGCGAATAATCGCTCCTCCGCTCTTCAGCTCGCGAACCTCGTGAACGCGGACTCCAAGTGCCGGCACCACGGTCTTCTTTACACGCTCCACAAGCTCCTTGCTGGTCTCCTCCGGGTTCTTGCTCCTTATTAGAGCAGACCAGGTATCCCTAGGCCTTGGGATCGGTGCAGCGACGGCGCTCGGTGCGGGCAGGCCTGGGAAGGCTGTCGCATACGCAGCGGTTGTGACGGCGGTGGTGCCcgtgtgggcagcagcagcgggtctCGGTGGAGGCGGCATCCTTGCCCTCTCCTCCAGGCACACCTTTTCTCCAGCCAGGGCCATGACCAACTCGTCGTACCGGTTGGTAGCGACGAGGATTCCTATGGAAGCCTCTGGCGGCATCAGCCCCTTCAGCACAGCCTCGTTCACCGCCATCCTGATCGCAGACATTTCCGCGATGATGGCCGAGTAGCCTGCCGCGACAATGCCAGTTGCCGGgcatgtggcagcggcagcggtggtggcagcggtggcagcagcggtggtggcagcgatggtagcagcggcggcagagatactggcagcggtggtggcagcggcagcggcggcgccaGAGGTGCCTGGAGCCTCCTCAAAGGGGAGCGATGGTGGCGGCGATCTCTCGGCAGGGATCGGCAGCTCTCCGGCTatcccaatcccaagcccGATCTTTTTGGCTCCCTTTTTGGCGGCTGAGGACTTCGGCCGACCCCGCCTGCGGGCGGGAACGCTCGACGACGAGCTCGCCCCTACACTAGCCAGGCTAGTGTCGCTGGCGTCGGCCTCCGTATCCACTTCCATACCCGGCTAGTTATGGCTCCCTCTATTGGCGTGACTCGACACTAAACGGCACTAGTGGAGACGCGAACCAAAAGTCTCGGCGGAGACACGAACCGCAAGTTCTAGCGGAGACTAAAACCGAAAGTTTTAGCGGGGACACCAACCGAAAAGCTCCGAACTCAAGCCAAAGCTTCGAACCAAAGCTTCGAACTCGAACGTGCTGACGAACTATTCCGACTTGCTGTCGAACTATTCGCACTTGTTGACGAACTAAGGTTCCGCACGTGGCTGTTTTTAGCGTTTATTTTACAAATATTAATTCGCAAATAGCTGCTCTGTTTTTTCACCAAATTAACACGCGATTTCACTGGCGAACAGCGCGTGATCTCGCGgcaattttaatatattttccacttggaAAAATCACTTTTTACTTTACTCGAACGACGGTATAGCGGACCGCttgaaaaacacgtctgcttcGAGTGGCAGTCAAAAAGCAACTGGTGGCATATCAGCAGTCATTTAATTAGCTGTTTCAGATTCCGATTGCTTTTTGGGGACTTTTGCTTACGTTAAAGCGCGCTTTCCACACCTCTGCCTCCGCCGCCGTTCTAAAGGGAAACTGTAGAATCTGATTTACGACTCTCTCCAACTTCAAGTATTTCCCCCTCTGCCAGCGTGCCAGTTGTCCTCCAGCGTCGACGCTTTGGTTATCTCATGCAGGGCAATTTGTCAAGCCAAATAACGGTCTGCGTGTCAGTTTCAGTTCCATTTTGTGCATCACgaagaacagaacagaacacaacatgTCCAAGGGATCGGTCCTACCACAGTATATAGCCGGTTTATCGGCCAGCTTTGGCGCCATCTGTATGGGCGCCTCAATCGGCTGGTCCGAAATTTGTAATTTCGAGTTCTTTAAGAGATTTACTAACTAATTTCAGCTGTAAATAAAGAAGCATTAGTGTACAGCTTATAATTCTTTAACATTGACATGGCGTTTTCGCACAAAATGTTCTTTGGACGCCAGTGACAGCTCTGCCAGttcaatatttcaatttttgcAGCGCGTCTCGCCCAATTTTCCGCAATTAAATTCCACCAGCAAAGCTATCAACAAATATGCTGTCAGGCCACAAACCTTCTATATTGTACTTTTAGAAAAGTAATATTTGTTAAAGTGAGTGTGTGAGTGCTGGGATTCGAATCTACGGAAGTCCTTTTCGtttgtgctgtgctgttgttgttttgttgctttggCTACTGCTGTCGCCCTGTATACGCCCTTGCGTATAACAATGGACATGGAATACGCCAACATCAATGAATTTAATGACCGCGACCTAGCGACACGCATGCGCAACAGCAATTATGAACATTCACTATTTGGAGTCTCGAATCAACTTTCATAGAGATCGGTTTTGTCGCGCTTGTGCaaagttgttttctttattctgctttagcggagcattctcttgtgtgctaaaaatagcatacatcgtaaattcgggtgctgctttgtgcggtgtcggcaattggacaacaacaaaagacacatttgtgaacgtttttacaactgtattcactgcacttcgggcaagacattcccctcagtctgcgcacagccgcacaagaggggcgataaaaacttcgcttatcagctacggtataatgaatgcgaatagttcatctgactctcggcttagaaataagcggactgatcatgagagaatgcttctaatatcaggcaaattaccttctgagattcgttctgagtaccgttcagaggctgaacgctctacatgcacagaaaccacaacaacagtaacattcactagtgccaccaacaacaccacctacaccatggcaactgctacaataagcagtatctgccctgcactaagctttgatagccaagaaaactccatatccacatgccccgacgacactgaggcaaaaacacttcgcactgctgccgaacgacttctggatgctcaaaaacggagaacgggcaaaagaaaaaacgatcaGCCTTTGTCATCTAAATCTAAACGAGGTAGCGGCGGCCGGGACCTGGGCTTGCCCCCCACTACAAGCCAACaggcaaacaccaacaacagattttccattCTTGACACGAACATCCCAAGTGATAGTAATAATGAGGAAGTTCGGATGAATGTAGATGCAGACGCTGAAAATGACAAACTGGATGAACACCTTTATGAAACAGTTAATACAGACCAGTGTCTTCAAGGAGAATCAACGAGCTCTGGTAATCAGCTTAAAGGCCCTCCAAAACCACCGCAAATAGTTGTCAATATTAGCAACTTAAATGACTTATTTGATGTCATAAAGGACGTTGCAAATTTGAATAACGTTGTCGTCAAAGCTAACCAGGGGGAAACGGTCAGAATCCTCCCCAAAGACAGTGATACCTATAGAGCAATTGTGGATTGTTTCGATGCCATTGGAATAGAATTCCACACATACCaattgcagactgaaaagcctcAGATTTGTTGTAAGAGACCTACATCATAGCACCCTAAACAATGATATTACCGCCGATTTTAAAATGTTGGGCTTCGAGGTCCTTCACATCCATAATCCAAGCTCAAGGACtaacaaggacgaaaaacttaatatttttttcattaatattaagccttgtgcaaaaattaacgaaatttacCAAGTCAAGACCCTTTGCCGCCAAAAAATAAGGATTGAAAGGATGCGAAAATCCACAGAGATTGCTCAATGTCGTCGATGCCAGGATTTCGGCCACACAGCCAAATACTGCCGCCGACATCACAACTGTGCCAGATGCGGTGAAAATCACCAAACCTCACAATGCACACGCCTCCTAGATGCACAGCCAACCTGCATTCACTGCTCTGGAAGCCATATGGCCAGTTACAAAGGATGCCAATGGTATCAGGAGTTTCTACGCCGATCAATGGGCTCCGCAAAGAAGGCAATTAATACGAACAGGACGGGTCATGTCCCCTTAAATAATCAAGTGGCATATGCTTACTCTACCACACTTCCTGGAgaccagcaacagtttcctaccttgcagtctagtcacaaaaagggggctaatagaccaacaatacagcagcaccagcgaaaTATTGTTCAGCACCAACCTTTGGTAGGCAAAGGTAATTTGCCGTAGCAAATggtaattcaaatgcaatacctgctacacctgctcagcgtcgttttcatagtctacaagcgcatcagccacaaggattgaataaccagcaacagaattcatatgaagttcatgcactgctacaacaacagcagacaaaatttcaacaatggcaacaacagctccaacagcagcagcagcagcagcagtttcttatgtggctacagcaacagcagcaagaacagcagcagcataatagtcaagccaatcaacgccttgaaaaacttaaaaaaatggtttttgaattggccaacacgattaaacaatgggctggatctaatcttcagctccagaacaacgtttcagcatctcaatgaacccactaaaggttctcatctggaatgctaacggcatttcagggaaagcaaaagaagttgagctcttcgcgcacaagaatagcgttgacattcttcttttgacggagatcagaattaaaaaaggggcagctgtaaaaatacatggatatgccttctatccagccttcaagccatcgcggaataataatagcgttggtggagttgcggttttagttaagacttcgcttcgtcattttccacaaagggtcattgagacacgcagcatgcaaatgtcagcagTAAAAGTAGCCACAGGACTGGGCGATGTGGAGTTCAGCGCCATTTACTGCCCTCCCAGAGTCAGGATTGAGGAAAGACATTACATCGATGCACTCCGTGCTTGCGGGCAAAGGTATTTGGTTGGTGGTGACTGGAATGCCCGACACTGGCTGTGGGGAGACACTTACAATTCTCCTAGGGGGCGAGAGCTAGCGGAAGCTGGCGCTAAGATCTTTGCAACTGGATCACCAACCAGGTACCCATATGTACTCAATCACACGCCGTCCTGCATAGACTTCGCAGTACATCATGGTATTCCGGATTCTCGAGCAACAAtaagtcagagtcagagtaaGGCCATCTGGCCTTAGTCAtcagcattaaaacagatggcattatagAAAATCCAAGCCCTCATCTAGTCACCAAGCACACTGATCTGCTCGCATTTAGGCAACATTTGGAGAGGTCGATTCAACTGAACGTCACGCAAAACTCTGAGGAAGATATCGAGATGGCAGTAGATAACATCACAGAGAGTAtacacatggctgctgctgcctcaacgcCCTCGCATCCTCCGACAAGCGCCGCCTATGGAATAATTCTTACaagagaggccagagagcttttgtcacaaaaaaggagacttcgcagacgcgcaatccgatctcaagacccatgggaccgaattctatggaaccgggctgccaagcaacttcgaaacaccctgagagaacttcgaagcaacttctttgaacaaaagcttgcttccatggattacaccgtggatgctggatattcgctttggaagaccactaagtctcttaagagacaaccgttcagacagattcccatccggtgtcccaacggtgaacttgctataaacgaagaagagcaggccaattcGTTTGCACATCATTTAGGGGACAGGCTCACCCATTACCAATTCGCCACGGAGGCGCAGtacaaagagacaaaagatagtctgcaaacacctctacaaatggccttacccattaaaccagccagggctgaggaGATTGTTGAAGTCATCAAGTCCCTACCGAGGAAGAAGGCTCCTGGCATTGACAGAGTGTGCAATTCCACACTGAAAGCATTGCCTACTCGGGCGATACTCGGCATAGCGTCATATCTCcgacgacatatctccgcccAGTACATTTTGCCGGCGGAATTATGTCGCTTTTTTTCTGGCGGACTTATGTCGTTTGAAAGCGTCATATCTCCGCTCGGAGATATGACGTTTtgaaacgacatatctccgccgtgtcacaaacgacatatctccgcgcggagatatgaCGTTTtgaaacgacatatctccgccgtTCCACAAACGACATATGACGCTTAGAAGCGACATATATCCGCGCAGCGATTTTGAGCAAATTATGCCGATACACcatcaaaaaatacaaaaaaaaacaaaaaaacaaaacaaaaggaacaaataaatttgcagtggctacgcagcgcccgacgacatgttctgactgattttctgtccctCTCGTACATACTCTTTATCTTCAGCTGGTTACCTAACTGTAAATGCACCGTGAAAAATATTGTCTTAATTGAGCAAATATAGCTACTGCATAATTTATGAACAGCGTTTTTATTAGGAAGTTAATTTCATTAAACAAAAATTGTTAAAGAATGCCGTGTTGTATTTAATGTAATATAAacgtattatttaatatgtaaTATGTAGataatttattgtttttaaACATGTGCATAGAATAGAATGTTATAGAATATTTATTTTCTgtgcaataggcaaagcgtGCGAGGCGCGCGCCAAAAATATGCCGCATTATTCTGCTGCATTCATTCCGATTCGGTTGCTCAGACAGTAAGAACATGGACTAcgaaaatattaaatttgaaTTCAGAGAAGGAAGCCGAGCGGGCTGCTCGTTACTGTTGTTTTCATTATGCGAGCAACAAATTTAtgtaaaaaacaaacaattaAAACTAGGCGAAACCACATACATATGCCGGGTTAAACTCTGTAAAGCTAGAGTTTATTTAAGTGCAGACAAATCTAGAGTTTACTCAAATCCTGAATATGTTGTGCATAGCCATGGCCCTCAGAGTGatgaaatggaaaaaatcAGTGCTCTTAGTGAAATAAAACTGAAGTGCGAAAATAATAGCAATTTCGACACCAAAAAAGTATTCAATGATGTTTTTGCTGAGTAAGTTAAtatattaattaaaattttaataatacatACTGCCTtgctacatatgtatgtatgtatgtttgtacAGTGGCTCACAGCTTAAATGAACCAAAGCAcgttaaaaatttaaaattttcatAACTTCTAAACCATTAAACTTACCAATGAAAATCAAATGACAAGCAAAACGAACTTCTTATATTTTTTAACATTTTTCTAAGAcgttttaaataataaataacaaaaatacTGCCTTTTTCCACCCCACAGCTTATTTTGTTCAAAGAGAATTTGAACCAAATAGGCTGTGGGGGTGTTTTCTAGTGcgcattttatttttttcctttttgcggGGTAACGGAGAAGAATAtcgaactttttttttttggttggtaAGATAAGTAAAAttaaagactatacaataccaagatgttgcatgaggaacaaattctttttcaatttttgtttgacGCTTCAaggtacgggcgcgcggggctattacttcaattctcttttacgctactcggcttcgtcaatgcctcggtcagcgtcgAGTCGGTGTGTCTCGAGAGAaagaatacaaaaacaaaatatgaatcgtctgcgtgccgaaaccgtagggcagcgtgatcgctgatgtctttggcgcggcacagtggggactcagccgaaatagtaaaaaaaattgtatgagtgctttagataaatttaatgtacgcatctaatagagaattttccaatcgcaTTTTCAAGATTGTTTTAGTttaaagtttaacattttttcagtgtgcaaatatttattgaactcatattcactaactaatttagcaagctgagacggccataggtcccactgtgccgctccaaagacatcggcgatccgcgaccaccgcttcgacggtgctgtGGCTCGAGAGTCTAGaattgccgaacagacgaaaccgatgggcagcggggtcgcggtagagacgaagtacagtcgaaaagggaattgaaaccccgcgcgctccctcgtgtCTTTTGGGTtctaatgttaggacccgccatagaacatctttttggtcgctcatgcaacatcttggtattgtatagtctttggtaaaATCTTAACAGAATTGTattacaattttttttatagGACTGCTCAATTGATTTTTACAGGGGTTTGAAGTTTGAAAAGTGCTCTGGTTCATTTAAGCTGTGaggcacatacatacatatgtacatatgtatatacttcaGCGGTCGGCACGCACACATTACATTGCGTTTGTGTGCGTTGACAGAAGTCAAACTAAAACAAAAAGTATTATTGTGTTGCTGCCGACCACTGTTACAAACGCGTTGTGCCGGGTCGCAGTTTGACATGATCGTTCATGTTCTATTACGTGATCCGGTGTTTCTTGCGAATCATGCCCCTTTAAGTCCGTTTGCGAGACTTTGGTCGTCGCTCGGTTTTTGACCGGTAAATGCTCGTTTCGAAGTCCGTCTGCGCGCATTAGCCGTGCCGTCCCctgatgtacatacatacatacatacatatgtatgtacatgtatgtacatatgtgcatgCGAGCAGACAAGAAATGCACACAGACTGATGTATTATTTTTCTATTCAATTAATTAGGAAAACAAAAGGTGAAGCGGAGATTGAAATAAATTATGACTCTGTCAAACGCACTTTGCAAAGAAAAAGACAGCCTCTCTTGCCAAAGCCTCCATCTTCTGCAGAGAATGTTCTGGAAGCTTTTCAAGGCGAAaatattatgaaccgttttggAATAACCAAGGGAAATACTGCAAATCAGTTCTATTAAAAAGTGTACGCATCGAGCTCGTTTGCTTATTGCATATTTTCATCAGACAAGGTAATCACCTTGATGCTAGCCAACATTCCGGAGCATAATAGGCATTATTTAATTGATGCTACATTTAAAGTGTGCCCTTTTGGAGATTTTAAGCAActtttaataatttatattaaatattttcagaAGGTAAATTTCTTCTTATGCTACACTTTATTTACTAACTCTAATCAAAAATTTTTTGTAATTAGATAAccccttttgtttttgttttgatgaCTCGCAAAACGGAGCTGTGTTATCAGCACTTATTCACATATATAGACTCGAACATTTGCTGCCTTAAAGGAGCATCCTTTATATCAGATTACGAAAAGGCAATGCGTAACGCGTTAAAAGGTCTGCATCCCAACATGAATTTGTACGCCTGTTGGTTTCATTTTACTCAAGCATGCAAGAAAAATGCCAAGCAATCGAGTGGTTTTGAAAATACGCTGAAATGCAATAAGAAAGCTTACATGCTATTTATGAAATTTTTGCACTTGCCGCTTTTACCAGAAAGCAAAATTGTCGAAGCATTTAACCTTCTAAAAGGCGAAGCAATAAACTTAAATAAGAAGCTGTTTTCtccatttttaaaatattttaatagaCAGTGGCTTAAAAaggtatattttatttattgtttaataATTGAGTTGTATTTTACTTATTAATTTTTAACCCTAATTTTATAGGAGGGACCAAAAAGCATATCCGTGTTTAAGAGGTCAACTAGAACCACGAGCTCAGTAGAAGCTTATAATTTGAATTTGGGAAATAAAATTCGAGCAAATGGGCacttttttaaatttgttcaATGTCTTATTGATGCAGAATATGAAAAAAGTCGCGAGTTTGCTTTACCCTTTCAAAATGGTGGTAATGGAAATCAGACACAGAAGAAGAAATTACGTGTAAGTTGAATA
Above is a genomic segment from Drosophila miranda strain MSH22 chromosome Y unlocalized genomic scaffold, D.miranda_PacBio2.1 Contig_Y3_pilon, whole genome shotgun sequence containing:
- the LOC117194737 gene encoding uncharacterized protein LOC117194737, whose protein sequence is MTRKTELCYQHLFTYIDSNICCLKGASFISDYEKAMRNALKGLHPNMNLYACWFHFTQACKKNAKQSSGFENTLKCNKKAYMLFMKFLHLPLLPESKIVEAFNLLKGEAINLNKKLFSPFLKYFNRQWLKKEGPKSISVFKRSTRTTSSVEAYNLNLGNKIRANGHFFKFVQCLIDAEYEKSREFALPFQNGGNGNQTQKKKLRDRSKKIMDAMDLFERGEIDIQGFLTCTVSLADRFSKQDFFEGVDNESNLTGMSSDMKSSTSSLSSNASHSSQSSDKSLVQMNPCNVCLCNPKSVLLRPCNHVNICGTCWDQIVAHNQAKKELEENENIKPKCPSCNREVKEAIRNVFIYN